A stretch of Candidatus Nitrosotenuis cloacae DNA encodes these proteins:
- a CDS encoding radical SAM protein codes for MMLNYDYPLYRPPSEADSLIFQVTLGCSYNKCSFCDMYRSKEYSERPWEDVKAEMDAMAKMLPHTKRIFLADGDALNLDTEYMQKIVRYSYEIFPELERVACYAMPMNVLKKTDTELKALRNSGLNMFYLGIESGSDIVLKKVTKGATAATIIRACKKAKDAGYTLSCMVILGLGGKTHSKEHIKGTAQVLSASAPHYVGALTLYLENGIKDEFLSKFGEPFIPVSDSESLDELEELVTQIDVKDPVIFRANHGSNAFTIKGTFPHDKQAMLEKISWMKQHPETARPVGLRGF; via the coding sequence ATGATGCTAAACTATGACTATCCGCTGTACAGGCCTCCATCTGAGGCAGATTCACTGATATTTCAGGTGACGCTTGGATGTTCCTACAACAAGTGCTCGTTCTGCGACATGTACAGATCAAAAGAATACTCGGAACGACCGTGGGAGGACGTAAAAGCGGAGATGGACGCAATGGCAAAAATGCTCCCACATACAAAGAGGATCTTCCTTGCGGACGGCGACGCCCTGAATCTTGACACCGAATACATGCAAAAGATAGTCAGATATTCCTATGAGATATTCCCAGAGCTTGAACGGGTCGCGTGTTATGCCATGCCGATGAACGTCCTCAAGAAGACAGATACCGAGCTAAAGGCGCTCAGAAACTCGGGGCTCAACATGTTTTATCTTGGAATCGAGAGCGGTTCTGACATTGTACTAAAAAAAGTCACCAAGGGCGCAACCGCTGCCACCATAATCAGGGCGTGCAAAAAGGCAAAGGATGCAGGGTACACCCTGTCATGCATGGTAATTTTGGGGCTGGGCGGGAAAACGCACTCAAAGGAGCACATTAAAGGCACCGCGCAGGTGCTAAGCGCCTCTGCACCGCATTATGTGGGTGCACTGACACTATACTTGGAAAACGGGATAAAAGATGAGTTTCTGTCAAAATTTGGCGAGCCGTTCATACCTGTAAGCGATTCAGAATCGCTGGACGAGTTGGAAGAACTGGTGACACAGATTGACGTAAAGGATCCCGTCATATTCAGGGCAAACCATGGCTCCAACGCATTCACGATAAAAGGAACGTTCCCGCACGACAAGCAGGCAATGCTTGAAAAGATATCGTGGATGAAGCAGCACC
- a CDS encoding ArsR/SmtB family transcription factor, whose translation MANDPYAKRLLWFVFAGSRGGPNRLKLVRMLKERPLNANQLAKEMGLDYKAILHHIGVLEKNNIVTRLGEKYNVTYFMSNFLEVNMDSFEQIASELEKSK comes from the coding sequence ATGGCAAACGATCCCTATGCCAAAAGGCTTCTCTGGTTTGTGTTTGCAGGCTCAAGGGGCGGCCCAAACAGGCTCAAACTAGTCCGGATGCTAAAAGAAAGACCGCTCAACGCAAACCAGCTTGCAAAGGAGATGGGGCTTGACTACAAGGCGATTTTGCACCACATAGGCGTGCTTGAGAAAAACAACATCGTCACTCGACTTGGGGAAAAGTACAATGTAACCTACTTTATGTCCAACTTTTTGGAGGTAAACATGGATTCTTTTGAGCAGATAGCAAGCGAACTGGAAAAAAGTAAATAA
- a CDS encoding reverse transcriptase-like protein: protein MTLSIYVDGSGGESSGYGYFVKETGDSFYEKKSGITNNQAEYMAIIAALQKFAQSDEAIIIHSDSKNTVSQLNHEFAINSEQLRELARQAWSLMGKMSNLKIVWVPRAQNLAGKMLGS from the coding sequence ATGACGCTTAGCATCTATGTGGACGGCTCCGGAGGCGAAAGCTCCGGATACGGGTATTTTGTAAAGGAAACGGGCGACTCGTTTTACGAGAAAAAATCGGGGATAACAAACAACCAGGCAGAATACATGGCGATCATTGCTGCACTGCAAAAGTTTGCGCAGTCAGATGAGGCAATTATAATACACTCTGACTCTAAAAACACCGTCTCACAGCTGAATCATGAATTTGCAATAAACTCTGAGCAGCTGCGAGAGCTTGCAAGGCAGGCTTGGTCGCTTATGGGCAAGATGTCCAATCTGAAAATAGTCTGGGTTCCGAGGGCGCAGAATCTGGCAGGCAAGATGCTTGGCAGCTAA
- a CDS encoding winged helix-turn-helix transcriptional regulator — translation METKRKRIPVIQDGCSFEGYDPASLMLETAKLRKIVTKRGALEILIPMCCTTNPVRYKQFRQTLRGISSKTLATRLKELEKGGILERRAYDEIPPRVEYRLTVRGQELVESVLSLLQWMRKWSVAKS, via the coding sequence ATGGAAACTAAAAGAAAACGCATTCCTGTCATTCAAGACGGATGCAGCTTCGAGGGCTACGATCCAGCATCGCTCATGTTAGAGACTGCAAAGCTGAGAAAGATAGTAACAAAAAGAGGCGCACTTGAGATCCTCATTCCCATGTGTTGCACTACAAATCCCGTACGATACAAGCAGTTCAGGCAGACGTTGAGGGGCATCAGCAGCAAGACACTTGCAACAAGGCTCAAGGAGCTTGAAAAGGGAGGTATCTTGGAAAGACGCGCGTATGACGAGATTCCGCCCCGTGTGGAATACCGCCTCACAGTCAGGGGTCAGGAATTAGTAGAGTCTGTGCTGTCGCTACTCCAATGGATGCGCAAGTGGTCTGTTGCAAAATCATAA
- the arsM gene encoding arsenite methyltransferase translates to MNDKVKDKVRERYGKIALTGNSDCCCMPGECGTGNSPMDATKMIGYDTTELDAIPQASILGVGCGSPTRFTCLQKGEIVVDLGSGAGIDAFLSANKVTSSGMVIGIDMTDEMLEKARKNARENGYANVEFRKGDIEKNIPVEDDSVDAVISNCVINLTTNKLDTFRQIHRILKPGGRMIVSDLVTDREVSAQDADAEQWCNCIDGALTKDSYIESIRNAGFHNVDILDERTYMDGDKTGNRKITSLTIKAVKEQK, encoded by the coding sequence ATGAATGACAAAGTCAAGGACAAAGTAAGAGAAAGATATGGCAAAATTGCGCTGACTGGCAACTCTGACTGCTGCTGTATGCCTGGAGAATGCGGCACTGGCAATTCACCTATGGATGCGACAAAAATGATAGGCTACGACACAACAGAGCTGGACGCAATCCCACAAGCCTCAATTCTGGGCGTAGGGTGCGGCTCACCTACCAGGTTTACCTGCCTGCAAAAAGGCGAAATAGTCGTGGACCTAGGCTCTGGGGCTGGAATCGACGCATTTCTGTCTGCAAACAAGGTTACCTCGTCAGGTATGGTGATAGGAATAGACATGACGGATGAAATGCTTGAGAAGGCGCGAAAGAACGCAAGGGAAAACGGATACGCCAACGTTGAATTCAGAAAGGGCGACATTGAAAAAAATATCCCGGTGGAGGATGATTCCGTCGATGCGGTGATAAGCAACTGCGTAATTAACCTGACTACGAACAAATTGGACACGTTTCGGCAGATACACAGAATTTTGAAGCCGGGAGGAAGAATGATAGTGTCTGATCTGGTCACCGACAGGGAAGTGAGTGCCCAAGATGCCGATGCGGAACAGTGGTGCAACTGCATAGACGGGGCGCTTACAAAAGACAGCTACATTGAAAGTATCAGAAATGCCGGGTTCCATAATGTGGACATACTTGATGAGCGTACGTACATGGATGGGGACAAGACAGGCAACAGAAAGATAACGAGTCTGACCATAAAGGCAGTCAAAGAACAAAAATGA
- a CDS encoding arsenate reductase ArsC, with amino-acid sequence MTPPDERLVRIIFACVENAGRSQMAEAFFRKYAPDRFQASSAGTKPSQKVNPVVSQVMREVGIDLTGRQPKLLSADMLEYSNMTVNMGCMDRESCPALFVKDVLDWNISDPKGRSIEEVRRIRDEIETKVKELVKSLEG; translated from the coding sequence ATGACGCCTCCTGATGAGCGCCTTGTGAGAATCATATTTGCCTGTGTTGAAAATGCAGGCAGGAGCCAGATGGCTGAGGCGTTTTTCAGAAAATATGCTCCAGACAGGTTTCAGGCATCAAGTGCAGGCACGAAACCAAGCCAAAAAGTAAACCCAGTCGTCTCCCAAGTTATGCGGGAGGTTGGGATAGATCTGACAGGCCGGCAGCCAAAATTGCTGTCTGCCGACATGCTGGAGTACTCAAATATGACGGTAAACATGGGCTGCATGGACCGTGAGTCTTGCCCTGCCCTGTTTGTCAAGGACGTACTTGACTGGAATATTTCCGATCCGAAGGGAAGGTCGATTGAAGAGGTGCGCAGAATACGAGATGAAATCGAGACCAAGGTAAAAGAACTAGTCAAGAGCCTGGAAGGTTAA
- a CDS encoding MIP/aquaporin family protein, whose amino-acid sequence MHKSNFVIFLAELAGTFGLLVATTGSIVYDGSIGGVLGIGFIVAMHFVGISLMIILFGKYSMAHFNPAVTVGLFAAKYIPAKQLPLYVSAQAIGALLGSLFVKYVLGDYANLGLNSPNYLYAPSLFFVVEILATMFLMGSILIAINVRHLQLVFISIIISGTVALDVYFLGPISGASMNPIRSLMPSLFTNMTGDLWLYWTAPFIGSIIVAMVFNRMSRKKIL is encoded by the coding sequence TTGCACAAGTCTAATTTTGTCATATTTCTGGCAGAGCTAGCAGGTACGTTTGGCCTGCTTGTGGCTACAACCGGCTCGATAGTGTATGATGGTAGTATTGGCGGCGTATTGGGAATCGGCTTTATTGTGGCAATGCACTTTGTTGGCATCTCTCTGATGATAATCTTGTTTGGCAAGTACTCGATGGCGCATTTTAATCCCGCAGTCACTGTGGGACTTTTTGCTGCAAAATACATTCCTGCCAAACAACTTCCTCTGTATGTGAGCGCACAAGCAATAGGTGCACTCTTGGGAAGCTTGTTCGTCAAGTATGTGTTGGGAGACTATGCCAATCTGGGGTTAAACTCCCCCAACTACCTATACGCACCAAGTTTATTCTTTGTAGTCGAAATACTCGCAACCATGTTCTTGATGGGCAGTATATTGATTGCAATCAATGTCAGACATCTACAACTGGTCTTCATCAGCATTATCATATCTGGTACCGTGGCACTTGATGTGTATTTTCTTGGGCCAATTTCTGGAGCCTCGATGAATCCAATTCGTTCGTTAATGCCGTCGCTATTTACCAATATGACTGGGGATTTGTGGCTATATTGGACGGCTCCTTTCATAGGCAGCATTATTGTGGCTATGGTCTTCAATAGGATGTCAAGAAAAAAGATACTATGA